The proteins below come from a single Benincasa hispida cultivar B227 chromosome 4, ASM972705v1, whole genome shotgun sequence genomic window:
- the LOC120076583 gene encoding transcription factor MYB87-like isoform X2, giving the protein MGRAPCCEKGKVKKGPWSPDEDTILKRYVETHGVAGLKRCGKSCRLRWLNYLRPNIKHGEFTEEEDNVIFNLYNQYGSRWSTIASQLPGRTDNDVKNHWNTKLKKKKLFLAGQTKLQTHTHLHSKSSLLHVLETDFTEIINHPPISFAGLDDSVDQFEIPPVIGSSLFEPGVTVDGRDKWGLMEHGGYDFPPDMIFSMLF; this is encoded by the exons ATGGGAAGAGCTCCATGTTGTGAGAAAGGGAAGGTGAAGAAAGGGCCTTGGTCTCCTGATGAGGATACCATTCTTAAAAGATATGTGGAAACTCATGGCGTTGCTG GGCTAAAGAGATGTGGCAAGAGTTGCAGGTTAAGGTGGCTAAACTATCTTAGACCCAATATTAAGCATGGTGAATTTACAGAGGAGGAAGACAATGTCATCTTTAATCTCTATAATCAATATGGAAGCAG ATGGTCTACCATAGCCTCTCAACTGCCTGGTAGAACAGACAACGATGTGAAAAACCATTGGAATACTaaactgaagaagaagaagctattCCTTGCAGGCCAAACCAAGCTCCAAACCCATACTCATCTTCACTCAAAATCCTCACTGCTACATGTTCTAGAAACAGACTTCACTGAAATTATTAATCACCCACCAATCTCATTTGCTGGTTTAGACGACTCGGTCGATCAGTTCGAGATTCCTCCCGTTATCGGTTCAAGCTTATTCGAACCTGGCGTCACTGTTGATGGTAGAGATAAATGGGGTTTAATGGAACACGGGGGCTATGACTTCCCACCAGACATGATCTTCAGCATGTtgttttaa
- the LOC120076583 gene encoding transcription factor MYB36-like isoform X1: MGRAPCCEKGKVKKGPWSPDEDTILKRYVETHGVAGTWIALPTKAGLKRCGKSCRLRWLNYLRPNIKHGEFTEEEDNVIFNLYNQYGSRWSTIASQLPGRTDNDVKNHWNTKLKKKKLFLAGQTKLQTHTHLHSKSSLLHVLETDFTEIINHPPISFAGLDDSVDQFEIPPVIGSSLFEPGVTVDGRDKWGLMEHGGYDFPPDMIFSMLF; the protein is encoded by the exons ATGGGAAGAGCTCCATGTTGTGAGAAAGGGAAGGTGAAGAAAGGGCCTTGGTCTCCTGATGAGGATACCATTCTTAAAAGATATGTGGAAACTCATGGCGTTGCTGGTACTTGGATTGCTCTGCCCACTAAAGCTG GGCTAAAGAGATGTGGCAAGAGTTGCAGGTTAAGGTGGCTAAACTATCTTAGACCCAATATTAAGCATGGTGAATTTACAGAGGAGGAAGACAATGTCATCTTTAATCTCTATAATCAATATGGAAGCAG ATGGTCTACCATAGCCTCTCAACTGCCTGGTAGAACAGACAACGATGTGAAAAACCATTGGAATACTaaactgaagaagaagaagctattCCTTGCAGGCCAAACCAAGCTCCAAACCCATACTCATCTTCACTCAAAATCCTCACTGCTACATGTTCTAGAAACAGACTTCACTGAAATTATTAATCACCCACCAATCTCATTTGCTGGTTTAGACGACTCGGTCGATCAGTTCGAGATTCCTCCCGTTATCGGTTCAAGCTTATTCGAACCTGGCGTCACTGTTGATGGTAGAGATAAATGGGGTTTAATGGAACACGGGGGCTATGACTTCCCACCAGACATGATCTTCAGCATGTtgttttaa
- the LOC120076776 gene encoding piRNA biogenesis protein EXD1 isoform X1 yields the protein MANTPPSHQTCIPLPSDSGENQTDPETNATLVPIHIVTHVSQLPNEFVEPSPEKPLVVGFDCEGVDLCRHGNLCVMQIAFPDAVYLVDAVQGGEELVKVCKPALESKYVTKVIHDCKRDSEALYFQFGIKLNNVIDTQIAYSLLEEQEGRTKTPDNYISFVSLLADSRYCGVSYVEKEEVRLLLRKDPKFWTYRPLSELMVRAAADDVRFLLYIYHKMMEKLNHQSLWYLAVRGALYCRCFCISDNEYADWPPLPSVPDNLVVEGNAPDEEILSVLDVPHGMMGRVIGRKGASILSIKESCNAEILIGGAKGPPDKVFIIGSVRQVRKAEAMLRGRMLEI from the exons ATGGCGAACACTCCTCCTTCTCACCAGACGTGTATTCCTCTGCCTTCGGACTCAG GTGAAAATCAGACTGATCCTGAAACCAACGCAACCTTGGTTCCTATACATATCGTTACTCATGTATCTCAACTGCCTAACGAGTTTGTTGAACCATCACCTGAAAAGCCTCTGGTAGTTGGCTTTGATTGTGAAGGTGTTGACCTGTGTCGCCATGGAAACCTCTGTGTCATGCAG ATTGCATTTCCAGATGCTGTATATTTGGTTGATGCTGTTCAGGGAGGAGAGGAACTTGTGAAAGTCTGTAAGCCTGCCCTTGAGTCCAAATATGTCACAAAAGTTATTCATGATTGCAAACGAGATAGCGAG GCATTGTACTTTCAGTTTGGTATCAAGTTGAACAACGTTATTGATACACAG ATTGCATATTCACTTTTAGAGGAGCAAGAGGGACGGACAAAGACACCAGATAACTATATCTCCTTTGTTAGTCTTCTTGCAGATTCACGTTATTGTG GTGTATCATATGTGGAGAAGGAAGAGGTCCGCCTCCTACTTAGAAAG GACCCCAAGTTTTGGACCTATAGACCATTGTCTGAATTGATGGTCCGTGCAGCTGCTGACGATGTACGCTTTCTGCTTTACATCTATCACAAGATGATGGAGAAATTGAATCATCAATCACTGTGGTACCTTGCAGTGCGTGGTGCTTTGTACTGTCGGTGTTTTTGCATCAGTGATAATGAATATGCTGACTGGCCTCCTCTCCCTTCTGTTCCAG ATAACCTTGTAGTAGAGGGCAATGCTCCTGACGAAGAAATTCTTTCAGTATTAGATGTTCCCCATGGAATGATGGGACGCGTAATTGGTAGGAAGGGAGCCTCAATTTTGTCAATAAAGGAATCTTGCAA TGCGGAAATTCTCATTGGCGGTGCTAAGGGCCCACCGGACAAG GTATTCATTATCGGATCGGTGAGGCAGGTGAGGAAGGCAGAAGCTATGCTAAGAGGAAGGATGCTTGaaatatga
- the LOC120076775 gene encoding clathrin interactor EPSIN 1 isoform X2, which produces MDFMKVFDQTVREIKREVNLKVLKVPEMEQKVLDATDDEPWGPHGSALAEIAQATKKFSETQMVMNVLWTRLSETGKNWRLVYKALAVIEYLVAHGSERAVDDIIEHTFQISSLSSFEYVEPSGKDMGINVRKKAENIVALLNDKDKIQEVRNKAASNREKYFGLSSTGITYKSGSASCGSSSYYSSDSYQGQSTFRSDRFRDRSSDRDSFTKEKDGQDDFKKSDWAKQEGKGLTQNSSKDQGKTSFSTSKPSKKSNDSANKTASFSASTPTNNSDEDFDDFDPRGTSTTTTTSVLNVAAAPSPNGVDLFGDSLLGDLMDAPTLVPPGKLDSSSPEVDLFADATFVSASAQVEKASSLKTTEVDLFASRPASVSATVDFFASPEPVVQTGTNFASTVRDSKASEPASVSTTIDLFASSEPVVQTETNFPNVARDFKQKPASQPASVSTPVDLFASSEPVVQTETNFAGTARDSKVVDPFAALPLNSFDGSDLFGAPSSHSEPVSSAPSQNPVGVPSNNLDGKSINSSTAPSKKNTFQVKSGIWADSLSRGLIDLNISAPKKVSLVDVGVVGGLSDFSDEREKGPVPTYHMGQAMGAGSGLGRTGSQALGEDFFSQLSGQQYQFGGFQK; this is translated from the exons ATGGATTTCATGAAGGTTTTCGACCAAACTGTCCGTGAAAT AAAGAGGGAGGTGAATTTGAAGGTCCTGAAGGTTCCCGAAATGGAACAGAAG GTGCTGGATGCAACAGATGATGAACCATGGGGTCCTCATGGATCTGCACTAGCAGAAATAGCGCAAGCTACAAAGAAATT TTCTGAAACTCAGATGGTTATGAATGTTCTCTGGACAAGATTGAGTGAAACTGGTAAGAATTGGCGTCTTGTCTATAAG GCTTTGGCTGTTATAGAGTATTTGGTGGCGCATGGATCTGAACGTGCAGTGGATGACATTATCGAACATACTTTCCAGATATCT TCACTCTCGAGTTTTGAATATGTTGAGCCAAGTGGAAAGGACATGGGCATAAATGTCCGGAAGAAGGCTGAAAACATTGTGGCCCTGTTGAATGATAAAGATAAAATACAAGAAGTGAGAAATAAAGCAGCTTCAAATCGTGAAAA GTACTTTGGACTTTCATCTACTGGAATTACTTACAAGTCAGGTTCAGCATCGTGTGGCAGCAGTAGTTATTATAGCAGTGATAGTTACCAAGGTCAGAGTACCTTTAGAAGCGATAGATTTCGTGATAGGAGCAGTGACAGGGATTCATTTACAAAGGAAAAAGATGGCCAGGATGACTTTAAAAAGTCAGATTGGGCTAAACAGGAAGGCAAGGGTCTTACACAGAACAGCAG CAAGGATCAAGGTAAAACATCATTTAGTACATCAAAGCCATCAAAAAAGTCAAATGACTCTGCAAATAAGACTGCCTCCTTCAGTGCTAGTACCCCTACAAATAATTCTGACGAAGATTTTGATGATTTTGATCCTCGTGGGActtccaccaccaccaccacaagtgttttGAATGTTG CTGCTGCACCAAGCCCCAATGGGGTGGACCTTTTTGGAGACAGTTTACTTGGAGATCTCATGGACGCCCCAACTCTTGTTCCTCCTGGAAAGCTGGACAGCAGTTCTCCTGAGGTTGATCTGTTTGCAGATGCTACTTTTGTATCAGCTTCAGCACAAGTGGAAAAGGCTTCCTCGTTAAAG ACTACTGAGGTTGATTTGTTTGCTTCGCGACCTGCTTCAGTTTCTGCAACGGTCGACTTTTTTGCCTCTCCTGAGCCAGTTGTACAAACAGGAACCAACTTTGCTAGCACAGTAAGAGACAGTAAAGCTTCAGAACCTGCTTCAGTTTCTACAACAATCGACCTTTTTGCCTCTTCTGAGCCAGTTGTGCAAACAGAAACTAACTTTCCGAATGTGGCAAGAGACTTTAAACAGAAACCAGCTTCACAACCTGCTTCAGTTTCTACACCAGTTGACTTATTTGCCTCTTCTGAGCCAGTTGTACAAACAGAAACCAATTTTGCTGGCACAGCAAGAGACAGTAAAGTTGTGGACCCATTTGCTGCTCTTCCACTTAACTCTTTTGATGGATCAGATCTTTTCGGTGCACCGTCTTCGCACTCTGAACCAGTGTCATCAGCACCTTCCCAGAATCCTGTTGGTGTCCCATCTAATAATTTAGATGGAAAATCTATCAACAGTTCAACAGCTCCATCCAAGAAGAATACTTTCCAGGTCAAATCTGGGATTTGGGCAGATTCACTTAGTCGAGGATTGATTGATCTTAATATCTCTGCTC CCAAGAAGGTTTCCCTTGTAGATGTTGGTGTCGTGGGGGGATTGAGCGATTTCTCAGATGAGAGGGAGAAAGGACCAGTGCCTACTTATCACATGGGGCAAGCAATGGGTGCAGGATCCGGTCTTGGTAGGACGGGATCGCAGGCGCTTGGAGAAGATTTCTTTTCACAACTTTCTGGTCAACAGTACCAATTTGGTGGTTTCCAGAAGTAA
- the LOC120076776 gene encoding piRNA biogenesis protein EXD1 isoform X2 produces MSLLVYGENQTDPETNATLVPIHIVTHVSQLPNEFVEPSPEKPLVVGFDCEGVDLCRHGNLCVMQIAFPDAVYLVDAVQGGEELVKVCKPALESKYVTKVIHDCKRDSEALYFQFGIKLNNVIDTQIAYSLLEEQEGRTKTPDNYISFVSLLADSRYCGVSYVEKEEVRLLLRKDPKFWTYRPLSELMVRAAADDVRFLLYIYHKMMEKLNHQSLWYLAVRGALYCRCFCISDNEYADWPPLPSVPDNLVVEGNAPDEEILSVLDVPHGMMGRVIGRKGASILSIKESCNAEILIGGAKGPPDKVFIIGSVRQVRKAEAMLRGRMLEI; encoded by the exons ATGTCGCTCTTAGTATATG GTGAAAATCAGACTGATCCTGAAACCAACGCAACCTTGGTTCCTATACATATCGTTACTCATGTATCTCAACTGCCTAACGAGTTTGTTGAACCATCACCTGAAAAGCCTCTGGTAGTTGGCTTTGATTGTGAAGGTGTTGACCTGTGTCGCCATGGAAACCTCTGTGTCATGCAG ATTGCATTTCCAGATGCTGTATATTTGGTTGATGCTGTTCAGGGAGGAGAGGAACTTGTGAAAGTCTGTAAGCCTGCCCTTGAGTCCAAATATGTCACAAAAGTTATTCATGATTGCAAACGAGATAGCGAG GCATTGTACTTTCAGTTTGGTATCAAGTTGAACAACGTTATTGATACACAG ATTGCATATTCACTTTTAGAGGAGCAAGAGGGACGGACAAAGACACCAGATAACTATATCTCCTTTGTTAGTCTTCTTGCAGATTCACGTTATTGTG GTGTATCATATGTGGAGAAGGAAGAGGTCCGCCTCCTACTTAGAAAG GACCCCAAGTTTTGGACCTATAGACCATTGTCTGAATTGATGGTCCGTGCAGCTGCTGACGATGTACGCTTTCTGCTTTACATCTATCACAAGATGATGGAGAAATTGAATCATCAATCACTGTGGTACCTTGCAGTGCGTGGTGCTTTGTACTGTCGGTGTTTTTGCATCAGTGATAATGAATATGCTGACTGGCCTCCTCTCCCTTCTGTTCCAG ATAACCTTGTAGTAGAGGGCAATGCTCCTGACGAAGAAATTCTTTCAGTATTAGATGTTCCCCATGGAATGATGGGACGCGTAATTGGTAGGAAGGGAGCCTCAATTTTGTCAATAAAGGAATCTTGCAA TGCGGAAATTCTCATTGGCGGTGCTAAGGGCCCACCGGACAAG GTATTCATTATCGGATCGGTGAGGCAGGTGAGGAAGGCAGAAGCTATGCTAAGAGGAAGGATGCTTGaaatatga
- the LOC120076775 gene encoding clathrin interactor EPSIN 1 isoform X1, translating into MDFMKVFDQTVREIKREVNLKVLKVPEMEQKVLDATDDEPWGPHGSALAEIAQATKKFSETQMVMNVLWTRLSETGKNWRLVYKALAVIEYLVAHGSERAVDDIIEHTFQISSLSSFEYVEPSGKDMGINVRKKAENIVALLNDKDKIQEVRNKAASNREKYFGLSSTGITYKSGSASCGSSSYYSSDSYQGQSTFRSDRFRDRSSDRDSFTKEKDGQDDFKKSDWAKQEGKGLTQNSSKDQGKTSFSTSKPSKKSNDSANKTASFSASTPTNNSDEDFDDFDPRGTSTTTTTSVLNVEAAAPSPNGVDLFGDSLLGDLMDAPTLVPPGKLDSSSPEVDLFADATFVSASAQVEKASSLKTTEVDLFASRPASVSATVDFFASPEPVVQTGTNFASTVRDSKASEPASVSTTIDLFASSEPVVQTETNFPNVARDFKQKPASQPASVSTPVDLFASSEPVVQTETNFAGTARDSKVVDPFAALPLNSFDGSDLFGAPSSHSEPVSSAPSQNPVGVPSNNLDGKSINSSTAPSKKNTFQVKSGIWADSLSRGLIDLNISAPKKVSLVDVGVVGGLSDFSDEREKGPVPTYHMGQAMGAGSGLGRTGSQALGEDFFSQLSGQQYQFGGFQK; encoded by the exons ATGGATTTCATGAAGGTTTTCGACCAAACTGTCCGTGAAAT AAAGAGGGAGGTGAATTTGAAGGTCCTGAAGGTTCCCGAAATGGAACAGAAG GTGCTGGATGCAACAGATGATGAACCATGGGGTCCTCATGGATCTGCACTAGCAGAAATAGCGCAAGCTACAAAGAAATT TTCTGAAACTCAGATGGTTATGAATGTTCTCTGGACAAGATTGAGTGAAACTGGTAAGAATTGGCGTCTTGTCTATAAG GCTTTGGCTGTTATAGAGTATTTGGTGGCGCATGGATCTGAACGTGCAGTGGATGACATTATCGAACATACTTTCCAGATATCT TCACTCTCGAGTTTTGAATATGTTGAGCCAAGTGGAAAGGACATGGGCATAAATGTCCGGAAGAAGGCTGAAAACATTGTGGCCCTGTTGAATGATAAAGATAAAATACAAGAAGTGAGAAATAAAGCAGCTTCAAATCGTGAAAA GTACTTTGGACTTTCATCTACTGGAATTACTTACAAGTCAGGTTCAGCATCGTGTGGCAGCAGTAGTTATTATAGCAGTGATAGTTACCAAGGTCAGAGTACCTTTAGAAGCGATAGATTTCGTGATAGGAGCAGTGACAGGGATTCATTTACAAAGGAAAAAGATGGCCAGGATGACTTTAAAAAGTCAGATTGGGCTAAACAGGAAGGCAAGGGTCTTACACAGAACAGCAG CAAGGATCAAGGTAAAACATCATTTAGTACATCAAAGCCATCAAAAAAGTCAAATGACTCTGCAAATAAGACTGCCTCCTTCAGTGCTAGTACCCCTACAAATAATTCTGACGAAGATTTTGATGATTTTGATCCTCGTGGGActtccaccaccaccaccacaagtgttttGAATGTTG AAGCTGCTGCACCAAGCCCCAATGGGGTGGACCTTTTTGGAGACAGTTTACTTGGAGATCTCATGGACGCCCCAACTCTTGTTCCTCCTGGAAAGCTGGACAGCAGTTCTCCTGAGGTTGATCTGTTTGCAGATGCTACTTTTGTATCAGCTTCAGCACAAGTGGAAAAGGCTTCCTCGTTAAAG ACTACTGAGGTTGATTTGTTTGCTTCGCGACCTGCTTCAGTTTCTGCAACGGTCGACTTTTTTGCCTCTCCTGAGCCAGTTGTACAAACAGGAACCAACTTTGCTAGCACAGTAAGAGACAGTAAAGCTTCAGAACCTGCTTCAGTTTCTACAACAATCGACCTTTTTGCCTCTTCTGAGCCAGTTGTGCAAACAGAAACTAACTTTCCGAATGTGGCAAGAGACTTTAAACAGAAACCAGCTTCACAACCTGCTTCAGTTTCTACACCAGTTGACTTATTTGCCTCTTCTGAGCCAGTTGTACAAACAGAAACCAATTTTGCTGGCACAGCAAGAGACAGTAAAGTTGTGGACCCATTTGCTGCTCTTCCACTTAACTCTTTTGATGGATCAGATCTTTTCGGTGCACCGTCTTCGCACTCTGAACCAGTGTCATCAGCACCTTCCCAGAATCCTGTTGGTGTCCCATCTAATAATTTAGATGGAAAATCTATCAACAGTTCAACAGCTCCATCCAAGAAGAATACTTTCCAGGTCAAATCTGGGATTTGGGCAGATTCACTTAGTCGAGGATTGATTGATCTTAATATCTCTGCTC CCAAGAAGGTTTCCCTTGTAGATGTTGGTGTCGTGGGGGGATTGAGCGATTTCTCAGATGAGAGGGAGAAAGGACCAGTGCCTACTTATCACATGGGGCAAGCAATGGGTGCAGGATCCGGTCTTGGTAGGACGGGATCGCAGGCGCTTGGAGAAGATTTCTTTTCACAACTTTCTGGTCAACAGTACCAATTTGGTGGTTTCCAGAAGTAA